In a genomic window of Xylophilus rhododendri:
- a CDS encoding DnaT-like ssDNA-binding protein — protein MPLTVDTGAGNPAADSFVSLADATAYHSSIGNTAWADLAPDVQEQRLRRATAFMEQAYRMRWAGTRVTSTQALSWPRAWVPMPDAPGGYGSLPAYYPIDSVPVAVQRACAELALKAATSSSLAPDVKPLATRVKVGPIEKEYAAGSRQTTRYGAVEGMLAPFFATSGGMVRVVRA, from the coding sequence ATGCCCCTCACCGTCGATACCGGCGCCGGCAATCCGGCTGCAGACTCCTTCGTCAGCCTGGCTGACGCCACGGCCTACCACTCCTCGATAGGCAATACAGCCTGGGCCGATCTCGCCCCCGATGTGCAGGAGCAGCGCCTGCGCCGCGCCACTGCCTTCATGGAGCAGGCCTACCGCATGCGCTGGGCCGGCACCCGCGTCACGTCCACCCAGGCGCTGTCCTGGCCGCGAGCATGGGTGCCCATGCCCGACGCGCCGGGCGGCTACGGTTCCCTGCCGGCCTACTACCCGATCGACAGCGTGCCGGTGGCGGTGCAGCGGGCCTGTGCTGAGTTGGCGCTGAAGGCTGCGACCAGCAGCAGCCTGGCGCCGGACGTGAAGCCGCTGGCCACCCGCGTGAAGGTCGGCCCCATCGAGAAGGAGTACGCCGCCGGCAGCCGGCAGACGACACGCTACGGCGCGGTCGAGGGCATGCTAGCGCCGTTCTTTGCCACGTCGGGCGGCATGGTGCGGGTGGTGCGAGCGTGA
- a CDS encoding HK97 gp10 family phage protein codes for MTFAAQIALFASKTKLGMDTVVRKVAFDLGSALVIKSPVDSGRFKNNWQIGVGSVNLAIDSANDPSGAAALTRLAASIATVKAGGVLYLTNSLPYAQRLEYGWSKQAPAGMVRTTTAEYGTYLRKAIAS; via the coding sequence ATGACCTTCGCCGCGCAGATCGCCTTGTTTGCTTCGAAAACGAAACTGGGCATGGACACTGTCGTCCGCAAGGTCGCCTTCGACCTTGGCTCCGCGCTGGTCATCAAGTCGCCCGTCGATAGCGGGCGCTTCAAGAACAACTGGCAGATTGGAGTTGGGTCCGTGAATCTGGCCATCGATTCGGCCAACGACCCCAGCGGTGCGGCCGCGCTGACCCGCTTGGCGGCTTCCATCGCCACGGTGAAGGCTGGAGGCGTGCTCTACCTCACCAACTCGCTTCCCTATGCTCAGCGCCTGGAATATGGCTGGTCCAAGCAGGCTCCGGCCGGCATGGTGCGCACCACGACGGCCGAGTACGGCACCTACCTTCGGAAGGCCATCGCCTCATGA
- a CDS encoding phage tail terminator-like protein: MSNAVIRAEFEARLAAWAATQVPPLAIAFQNQAFTPPAAVFGSPAPTYLRCFLIPAMTDSLTLAGNHRQYRGVFQVSIVLARDVESTAAEAFIPALDALFSVAVPAVRAGLRILVMKPMSAAAAISEDDRQVIPVSCRYQVDTV; this comes from the coding sequence ATGAGCAATGCCGTCATCCGCGCCGAGTTCGAAGCGCGCCTTGCAGCATGGGCCGCCACCCAGGTGCCGCCGCTGGCCATCGCTTTCCAGAACCAGGCTTTCACACCGCCTGCGGCCGTATTCGGCAGCCCCGCCCCGACATACCTGCGCTGCTTCCTGATCCCGGCCATGACCGACAGCCTCACGCTGGCCGGCAATCACCGGCAGTACCGCGGCGTGTTCCAGGTCTCCATCGTGCTGGCGCGCGACGTCGAATCCACCGCGGCCGAAGCCTTTATCCCTGCGCTCGACGCGCTGTTTTCAGTGGCAGTGCCGGCCGTGCGCGCCGGGCTGCGGATCCTGGTGATGAAGCCCATGAGCGCCGCTGCCGCCATTTCCGAGGACGACCGCCAGGTCATCCCTGTTTCCTGCCGCTACCAAGTCGACACCGTTTGA